GAGTCAAAAATTAACGACGAATTGTCTGTTGCCAAGACAGATATAGATCTTAATTCAGGTTTAGTCGCAGTAGCAGGAGGAAAAGGAACTGGTAAGACCGCCTTTGTTGACCAGATTGCCAACTGCTACATCAATAGAGTTAATTCTGGAGACGAGAACTCTTTTATTAAGAGAATTTCAGATCAGAATCCTGACTTAAAAATCGAGTTAACTTTCAAAGATAAGACGACATTTTCAAAAAAAGCTACAGACTTGTCGCTTTTTGAAGAGGGGCAAATTGCTAGAAGGGACAACTGAGGAACAAATCCATCAAATAATGAAAAACCTTCAAGCGATCCTTGAGGAAGCCGGAGTAAATTTTTCAAATGTTGTCAAAACAACTATCTATGTAACGGACATGTCAATTTACGGAAAAGTAAATGAAGTACATGGAGCATACATGTCCGACCCGTTTCCTGCTCGTGAAGTTGTATGCGTAAAAGAATTGCCGCTTGGAGCGAAGGTAGAAATAAGTATGGTAGCCCTTAAATCATAGCGATTGCGGAGCAATCGCAAAACCGCGCGCGCAAAAAATAGCGGAGGCGCGGCGGGTGGGGGCGCCACGCTGGAGCAAGCGAGCCACGAAGCGGCGAGCTAGCACATTGAAGTTCGACATTTTTTGTAAACGGTCAGCCAGTAAGAAGAAGAAAGCCGCGAAGA
This Patescibacteria group bacterium DNA region includes the following protein-coding sequences:
- a CDS encoding RidA family protein → MKRGKLLEGTTEEQIHQIMKNLQAILEEAGVNFSNVVKTTIYVTDMSIYGKVNEVHGAYMSDPFPAREVVCVKELPLGAKVEISMVALKS